From Drosophila santomea strain STO CAGO 1482 chromosome 2R, Prin_Dsan_1.1, whole genome shotgun sequence:
TTCACTCCGCTGTGCTTTTCGATTGGAGGGGCCCACTAAATTGGGCGCGAAAATGTCTTCGCTGGGGGGGTCGGTCCCCTCGAGATCTGGACTTTTGTCTTTTGGAGCGCAGACAATCGCAGCGACGTCGACATACTTAGAGCGTAACGTCATTCCGCCAACGGACGGACTTTATGTATCTGCGagatacgcacacacacagtgcATCCTCTAGATACGCGCTGTTCATGGGAAGAAGCgaacagatacagatacagacacaCCCGGGCCGCGATGGAGCAACACATCCACATCCGGTTGATTTATGTtcgaaaacataaaaactgtTTACAAAGTATACCAGGGCAGCGGAATATATAGTTGAGCAAAGTATTTATGTCGCCAAAATGCGTGCTTAAAATGCTCATAATTAGCTCAGTCAGATAATTTAGTCGCCGTCTTTTGGATGCCtgcaactggaactggaactggactCCTCCTCATCAAAGGCCTGAAATCGCCAAGATCGCTCTCGTTCACAGTTGTTGacttaattgctttttaaatgACAGCTCTCGGTGCTCGGAAAGTGCTCTCCGCTCCATATACATTGTACACTGCTTATTTCGGATTCGGATATTCTTAAAGATGCAAACACATTGCTATCTGTAGATACAAATTTAGATTTGTGTTTAGATCTGCTTAAATTGGCATATCGCATCCATGTTGACAGGTTGTCGTTCGTGGGGTTGGGGTGTGCTCATTTGAAAAGTGTTAAAACTTATTAGGGGAACGTATTCTAAAGATTATCATGCATAATGAGACATTCAACTTGAAAGAGAATTGGGAGATAGGAAAACTAGGGATTTTGATCCACTTAACGCTATCTTGTACTTCACACATAGGAAAATGTTGTTTACAAATAGTTGATTTATTTCCATGCCAATCGAATTGCTGTGTACCacaaaaattgtaattattcTCGGAAACTTTCTGCTTAAGTTTacactaaatattatatatgtacaaatatataatgtatagTTACTATTTATACAATCTAAACATTCTTTTTATAGAATTCAACAGAAAAGAATTAGGTGCCCTATACGTCATTGTTTTTTATGCCTGGGTTAAGGTTTGTAACAGTTGttacaataaaaaagaaatgaaatgcattcTACAGTTCCGcattaaaatatcttttaacAACATTCCTAAATACGAGAATACCTATGTATAATCGAGAGGATCAGTATGTTTTTCTAACGCTTGATTGTCCAAATAATCCATTAATCAAGAGAATTGCTCGCTGGCCGCCCAGCTCAATAAACCCGAATCACCATTTTATATTCCTGGCAATGGTCATATAACAAACGCCGAATTTCCAAAGAATTTCCGCATCTAATTAAGGCGGAAAACTATACACAAATGAAAGAGAAATCATGAGAACAGAGAGAGACACAGAGAGGGTTTCAAGAAGAACAATTGATTTATACGAGTATTGGTTGCCAGAACGCCCATTTTCGAATGTCTGATGAATGAATCCGAATGGCGGAGGCCGAAATAAATGGTAGATTCCACAACTTCTGAGCTGGCGGCGCCTATTTCCCTTAGAGAGTCAGCGAGGGCAGGGAAAATAGTGGCAAAGGACACGGACACGCATCCTGGcaattgttttcatttcatttacgCGTCGCTCGACTCGAGTCGCTCGCCCACACATATGTTGGGAAAATAATCGAAAAACGGTTTGTCCCCTGGCATGAGGTCCTTTTTGCTGCGCAGCTAGATTTGCAGTCCCTAGGCGCATAGCACATGCCATTGATTACCATGTGTGGGAATTAGCCTTGCGAAAAAATAAGTTAGTTAAAATCACACATAAAGAGGCAATGTCCCTTGGttcttggtccttggttcTTGGTCCTTGCGCCGCGGTCCTGACAGAGAGAACTCACTCGTCCTGCGGCGATTCTTCCACCCTCTGCACGTTCTAAATTTAGCTGCTGGATTTATGACCCCTGTCATTTGAGCCGCTCTTCCAGTACTTCTTAAAAAACCCCTGGAATTACATGCAGTCGAAAAGGAAGAGGAGTCCAAGGAGTCGAATGAGTCGGAGAGAGGGGCGTTGACAGTTTTGTGTCTCCCAATTTTAGGTAGCTGTGTGTCCCAACTCACTTCAGTTCCCTACTTGGATCCTCAAGGTGGTTCCCTCTCTATATAATCCCTACTTCTTCCTTTTGGGGGGCTGAACAAAAACAATGTTCTGTGGAAACTCTACTCTGTAATTGCAGTTACTGGAACTAATACTTTAATAAAGCCGTATTCCCCTACTTTTTGGTTGTACAAACACAACATGACATGGGGACAATATTTTTGAAGCGGGGTGCAAGTGCATTAGGCGTAAAAATATTGACACAAAATTTGGTTCAATGGAACACAAAGCAATAGATAAAAACAAATCATATTTGGAACTTCATATCTGAAAAGAAAGTTATTGCTAAGAGTTACTTGTAACAATTAATCAAATTGTTGATAAATACAAGGCTACTTTTAGCATTCCACTGAATGCCTTGCAAAATTGAGAAATGTGATCAACCCGCTTATAGCCGCGAATTCTCTTACCCATTCGAGATCCCCTAGCCATTCCCAGCAGACGAGCAGATGACCGTGTCCGTGTCCATGTTAAAGTCAAACCGGTGTGTCCAAAAATTATACGAACCGTTTCCGATTTCAAAGTAAAaccagacagacagacgagAGGAAAGGAGGAAAACGAAACGGAAGCGCTTGCCGGCCACTTGGAGATCCCAGTGCATTGTTGTGACCCATTCGCAGACTCATTTGTGCCCCGCTGATTGATTGCCAGTGGGAAGCTGGCAGCCCCAGTCCTTTAAACATGGGCGTAGAATTGGCATTTAAGGGGGGCCACAGAAATTAACTCACAAACTTCATCTATTCGAAGATATAAGGAATATATTTTCTGCAGATAGTACTATGAGTACTAGCTAGTCGGCTTTGAAACTGTTTACTTTGAATGGCTCCTCTGGCTCATTGCTCAACCCCTTTTGCCACACCCATGCTCGTCTTCCCCTGACCCATCGCAGCACCCCCATTGCTGGGGAAAACATCTGGTTCACGCAACAATTGCACCAACAACCAAGATATGCAAACTGCTCAACGGCTCAAGTAATTAAAATCATCGATCTGCGCGCCTTCTTTCGTGGAGGTGATGCCTGCATTTTCGAGTGCATTTGGCCAATCAATCAGCGATCAAAGTTCATAGATGCCCACGGGGTAGTGGATCTCAGGGGGAGCGGAACGGGAGCGGGGGCCAGCGCTGACTAATGGCCACCGATGATGAAGTCGGCCGATCTGTCCatcagcaacaataacaaaaagcCCAGCTAATGTACTGAATGTGCATCTACGAGATACATTTTAATGTGTACgtaaatgtttgtttatggcccagctgtgtgtgtgcgtggaaGTTCATAAAAAGACAAGTGAATAAAATTGGAAAATCGCCCAGTTCGACTGAGAGTTACCCCTTACAATTCGTATATGTAAGTTCAATACATTTGCCAAGCGGCAAAGTCCCTATACCTATTCATTATTAAATAGAGAAATATATACTGAAGAATGTTCTtagtaattttattttaatataaaaatatataccatatatgcCAGACACATTTCAGTAGCACTTGCAGGGTATTTTGACTGGAAGTAATTGCCTGGAGGCGTCAAAAAAGGGGTAGCACAAAACCGATCGCTACTACGGACATCTCGCTCACTCATCCGCCCCGTTGCCATCCCGGAATGGATCCAATTCCGGACGGAGTGATGGAGGGACGGAGGGACGGACGTTCTGTGCCTCGCATCGGtcgcataaatattttgcttttatattttttcagcCGAAGATGCGCACAGCACATAAAAAGCAACttgcacacagacacacacccCCGACTGTATGTAGTTGtccataaacaaaaaacaatccATAAAAAAGCCCAACAACGACGGCGGTCTACATCCAAAAAGGAACATCccgggcaacaacaacagcaagaacaacaaaggCGGAGGGGAAAACCGAAGCcaaacttttgtttatttacataaaaacattttagtgACTTGGCCCGCAGGCAAGAACCGTTGACTCCCCCCACCCCCGCCACGAGTCCCTAAAACATTCAGGAAGTAAGTGAAACGCTTTCCCAACTGCCGAGGAAAATCGAGAAAATCGCGATCAAAGATCAAAACGTTGTGTGTCCCAGATCAATGTGgtcggattcaaagggaaaatTGTTTAGGAAATCCCTTCAAAGATGAGAAACTGCTTTCAAAGTTGTAAACGTATTTCAGAAATGTCATTTTATGGCCGATTATGAGATGTACCTGAGAAGTATATCAAATGTTACCAGCGTTTCCATCTCCAACAAAGATTTCCTACTAAAAATCACCAGATACTTACTAATCTGCAGCCAGGGAAATTGCTCAGCGCCACAAAGGCGTAACAAAGGAGTGAGGATGGAAAATCAAAAGATTAAAAATGGTGAATTCCTTGTTCTGGGAACCCGATCATCTCTGATGTAAACGCTTGACACTTTGCGCCAAGATCCTGCCACCCCCCCGCGCTCCCCCCTTTGGGAGCAACCGCAGCCGGCAGAAGGCAACATCTGGCGAAAGGGAAAGATTAATTTCTGACAGCGCGGGAGCGTCCCCAACGGCGACCATACACATAGGCGTATAGATGGCGGCAGAACACACGACATTCCAATAGCAAGGGATAAAGTCGACCACGGACATACCCTGTAGGTAAGTCTATGTGGAAGAACTAACTTAAGAAACTCAAATATCTCATCACGCGCTATTCGAAATATGTATAGGCTTAggaaataatatattcatttcGAAATCCGTTCCCTCTAACAGAAATCatctttatatatgtataacttCATACTTTATATTTCCCTGAATCATAGTATAATGAAAACCTATCCAATATACCCACAATAAGTGCTTGGGTGGCGAAAAATGATGCATGCCACCGCTGATGGATACGAACATCGATGTCGATGCTGGAACGAGAGTTTTCCACGCCGCGCTTTTCACGGCCGCATCCATCAAATCCGCAGAGCGCGGCGTAACACAATACGCCATATAGAGTCGGATGAGAAAGTATCTGCTGGATTTGGCGTTGGTCGCAGTCGAAGGAGGCGACAGTGCGTCTCTAGAACTAATCATTAGACCCATAAAATATCGCCTTGAAATTGAATTCTTCTTTTCGGGGACTTGGTCGCACCGTCGAGGGATTGCTTCTTGGGTTCCTCTTTAGTACTTCATTATGGACGCCCTAACGATGTTGTTTTAATGATCTCAAAGACTCGACACAAATCCACTTGACAAAATCCACAAGCGCAGGCAGCAGTTCCCTTCTTCCCTTCTTCCCTTCTCAAGTACCGCACTGCGGAGGGGGGAAGGGCGAAGGGCAAGCCCCCGAAGGGTAAAATATATTCGAAgctatatataaaaaagaagaaggCAAAGTATATATAAACTGCACAAATGTGCGGCTGCCTTTTTTGCACAGACAACACTTTATGTCTGCCGGAGGAATATGTGTGAAAAAGACCATCGAATGTCGGGCATATCTTTGGAGCCTTACTATTGGTATCTTGGGGCAACGAGCTGTTGATTGGCGGGAACTATAAAAATTGTTAGGGCTTCGAGAGCCATGTAATGCCATTTGAAACATTCTGTTGACAGATATGAATTATGCCTCACAGGTAGCTTTATATGCTATGAAATTATGGACTCGACGAAGGACAAGGCTTGTTTGTAAAGAACAGAAAgctataatattaatatataaccCCTTATATTGCTATACTTACCGTGATTCATTTTTAATTCATTAGGTCGAAGTTCATACAATTATAGCCTTAGGAGAGCTTTGAGTTCGTATACCCGTATAATTTGCGCTATTAACAACAACTAGAATCTTGTAAACTGAGCTCAACTTTATAGTAATATGATTATACGATATGAAAGCTTGTTCTATATCCATATATCCACTACAGCTTTAAGTGGACTAGAACTTATGGAATCATTAGGTCGGTTAAAGTTTCTAAGCTTATGTTGAAAGTGCCTTGCAAGTATTTTGAGCTGTCATTCCACTGCAAACCCTAACCACCGCCAACCCAAAAGTGTTTGGCAACACCCAATTGACCCAGTTGCAATGATCCAAACTGCTTAGCAATAGCACTGCGGATCTATCTTACCCAGTCCCACGGACTGTTTATAACAATTAAGCCCAGTCATGACTACCGATCTCAGCTAAAGAAATGAGCAtgcaaaattatatttaataaacgGTTGCGTTGCACTTGTCTCGCAGTTTCGCAGCGGAAAGGGGCAAGAGTTTGGTGTAGGGGTAACGCATCGATTGCGCGCACAAAAGTACATACTATGTACTTTGAAAGTACACGTGaagaatacattttaaattacaatcCCACAAATTGTAGTTATTATCACTAATGAAGTTTTAATTAGCTTTAATCAGGAATTGTAGTGGGTTGACCACGGAAAAGTGAAAGAGTGATACCATGCACCATATAtggaaatattaaaaacaaaaggtttTTACAATGCAAATTGGTCATCAAACCATGGGAGTTTATTTTAGCTGAAGACCTGCATATGTGTAtgatttctcgcagtgcacttATGCATAGAAAGAAATGCGAGGGAAAGAATCGCTCAGCAGAAGCCGAGGGCAACAGCCACAGAAGAGAGTACGAATACGAGACACGTGTTTTGAATTAAATGTGCGCTCCACACCGCGCGACCTTCCCCTGCGGCCCCCCAAATGCACCAACCCTGCtactccccctcccccctgcGGAACGCCACCACTGCATTATGGCCACATTCTTGACGCTCTGTGGTTGTTGACATGTTAATGGCCACAAAGGAAACTCGCTCAAGAGGCACGGCAATTGAAACAATACACATGTTGCATGCGGCATAATCACGTGCAAACACACAGCAGAATCGCAACCGACAATTTCAGGcggccaacagcaacaacaacaacaacaacaggcaCAGCACCTTGTTAACTTGGCTCAGCTGCAGAGCTTCGACCCCAAGCTTGGCTTTTTGTGTCAGTGTGTATCTGTGTTCGCGACGGCGACCTGTTGCCAccgacgtcgacgtcggcgTCGGCAGAGAGTCGGCAACAACGGATTCAGAGGCAGTTAGCTTTTGGGCCCAGTTGCTGAACGAAGCTGTTGGCCGAAAGACGTCGCCGGCTTAAACTCCGACAAAGCGCCTACCAAACTGCACAAAATACAAGTAAAATTCTAAGCAAAAATCGGTAATAAAAAACATCCTAGAAAGTGattaaatgataaataaaGTGCATTGAAACAGTGAAACTTATATAAGTTATACAGTATAGCTATTTGGGAAGCGTATTTTAAAGAATCTCCAAGTCGATATTTTTAGTCAAATGTGAAATATAATCAATATAAAACCATGAAAAGGTTTTCAGAAAGTGTTAGTTATCGAGCCAATTTTAAACACACTGACTtacataaaaaagaaactatttCTTAAAAGCTCGAAactcttaaaatattttaaataattctacGTATAAACAACGACCTTCGAAACCAAGATTATTTCAATTCTGGCTGTGCGTGCAATGTATCCATCAAGTTAATAGAGTGAACAACAATTTCAGCCGCAATTTGATCGCATCCCACATCTCATCTCGAATCTCGTATCTCGTATCTCGAATCTCGAATCTCTTAATCCCCATCCTCTGAAAAGTCCGACTTTGAGATGTGGGGACCCACAAAAGGCAAAGCAATTTAACAAAAGAAAGGAGAAGAAGATTTCAGTGAAAGTGATGAAGCGTCGCCAACATCCGCATCTCTTAATGATCTCTGCCGATCTTATGTGTTCATCTATATGTGTGCCACCAAAAagtacaacaaaaacaaaagaaaccacAATGCTGTAGTAGCTACACTAAATGTTTGCATGAgcaaaatgttgtaaaaaaacaatttacaacACGAGGACTGAAACTTAGGTTTTGAGTCAGCCGCAGGCTGAGTAAAAGCCATGTTTATGCATTGGCAAATTAGCGAACAAGCCGAAAGGGAAATGGgctaaacatattttaatgaattattGTTTGACACAAGAGCTATTAGCCTAACAActcgaaaacaattttaaaggGGTTTCTATTGAAGCCAATTAGCTGAGCTTATGTTTGCTTAATAGTCATGGAATTTATATTAGCATAGTTTTCCTTTAAACTAAAATTCAAAAGCCACgataaattctttaaattgcatttacttCCTTCGTTTGTAACCTCTTTTGAAGCAAACAAATGCGCGTTTCCCATTTAAATCTATCCTCCAAGCCGAGACTAACTTCCTCAACGCACTAAACTCACTTTAATTGCCTCTTCCATTAACTGAGTTTACCATACATTAACGCCTTTATGGGCCACCTGTAGCCCAACTCCTCAACTCAACTTGGCTTTTGCCATTCGTCGCGCATAAACAACCGCATCAGACCCCAAAACTCACCTTGGGACCACGGACCACAAATGGCTGAACTCAAAAACGTCGCAGCATCATTCGTGTCGAGCTGCGTCAAAAAAGGCAATTTTTCTCCATATTTTCTGCTGGTGTCACCTGTGCACTACAATTGCGAATTCCCCACATCGTTATCTCTGCTTTTTCTCTGATTTTTCTCAGCTTTTTCGTCTTTTCgccttttctctttttgtcttttgtcTGCCCCTTCCGAGTGCTGCATGTCGCCTAATTACCCATCATTTCGCTGCGAaagtgcactgagaaaaatagCCAAAAGCTAAGCAACTTAGTAAAATGCACACGTATTTCATATGAGATAAGTGCGATATTTGTATACAAACACGTAAAGCAATTAGGAACAGTTCCTATGTGGGACTAAAGCTCCAGGGTTCTGGAAAACATATAAATAGTTTTCGTTTTCCTGagtgtttttaaaattacaacCATATAATACTAAAGTAGCATATATTAAGTTAGGTTTTTATGGATATCCTGCTATACCTTGCAAACGTATTATCCATAAAAGACATTCAACATGcaattaaattctttaatcTCTTTTTCTATGTGCAACCGCCCAGAAATCTCAATAAAAAACCAACTAAGCGGCGCAGTTAATTGAAGACCAAACCGAGCTCGGCTGCTGTAGATGTGCTGTGGAGTccgaaatcaataaaatgtgCACCGCTGGCGTGGTTGATGGTGGTGCTGGGGCCACTACaggtggtgctgatggtgcGGATAATGGTGGTGCTGCGCACGCCCCAAGTTCGACGGCCTTGAACCCCCCGCAGGTAAATAACATACATCTACTCATCTACTCGCACGATTGTGGCCAACATGTATAGTACATATTTTTTGGGGCTTTGTTGTTCCATGGGTGGATCCCCCTGCTCCACTCCACCGCTGCCAAACTGAACCTTATCtgacaacaaaataaaactcaCGTTGCCATCAGAAACAAACAGCTACGAAAACCGCTGAAAGCCGAAACCAGTTTACTTTTGGCCCGCTGATTTAACCGGGACTAGGTCTGGGTCTCGAGTATTATGCGATCGGTCATCTGTTCGGATAAAGCTCATAATCAGGTTTTATATAAAAGATTACTGCAGCCCAAACTATGTCTTTGGGTGAAGTTGGTCAGAAACCATTTGAAAGTCAAGATCAGGGTGACTTCAAACGCTTGTTAATGGAggttattaaaataaacggcGATTGAGGAGGGAAGTTAAGAGATCTAGTTTTAATGTACGTTAAGTGTGGCTACCCTCAGGTAGACATCTTAAAAAGTTTACAGTGTATAGGATAGGCATGAGAATCTGAATCTGAGATAAGTCAGGCGACGAGAATCCTCAAAATATATCTTGATATCAAGATGAGCTAACTTGGGAAACCCACTTTGAAATCGAATCTTTTCGTTTACACATGttaaaaaattcaatattacATTAGTTCTGCGAAGCAACTGTCAtttgaatacaaaataaataaaacccaaaaataaacagatAGCCAGCGGAACCATTCAAGCGCCAAGGGTCAAAAGAGTTGAGCAAAGATTTGAATAACATGATGACGGGCAGCGACGATACTCCGTTGGTGGAGGAGGGCGGTCTGAAAGCCACGCAGCATCGACTGACCATTTGGCACAAGGTAATCGCATGATTATATAGAACGTACTATATAGCAATACATACTATAATTAGGTTGTGTTCTTTGTGCTGGGAGTCATCTCGGCGCTGACCATATGCGTTCTGGTCAGATTGTCAAACCGATTGGCATCCGATGCCGAGAAGAAGGCCTTGCTGCACTTCCGAGAACTTTCATCCGGCCGGAATGGTCACCGTTTTGGCCACTAGATCTTGTTTATCCACATTACCACTCTATATATTTTCTGTCTGTTTGCTTTTCactattttgttttgttttgttttgttttttggtttgtttgtaaattgcttaaataaaGTGCTAATTGATTGATGCGGAATAGGTTATGGAACTGCGGTGGCTAGAGTGCAAATTAAACAACAAGCAATTAGCTGAAGATCAGGAAAAGCTTTGAATAAACTTCATCTGGAGGTGTCACGCTGAGGGGTTATTCTATTTGCTATCTAAGACCCGTATCGCCTGTGATTGCttacgcggcgtatgagtgatgcaGTCGGTGTTCTGCTCCTCTCAATTGGCATTGTTCACACATTCATCTTATTGCTAGCTAGAAAGTATActaaatttatgatttttagGTCTCCATTTCCATCGATGATCCCACAAACCTCAAGCCACCTGTCAAATCCAACTTCCGGCGTTATCTGCAGTGGATGACAGCACCTGTCATGACGGCCATTTCCGGTCTGATCCTCTACTACCAAGGACCGTGGTACGGACTGGCCTCCCTATATGCCACCTTGATATTCACACTACTGGTGCGTCCAGGATGGCGCTGGTTCTACATTGCAGCAGTTACCACTCCCAGAGATACGGTGTAAGTTATAAGGATTAGATACTCAATTTTGtagttttaaatacatttttcctTCAGTGCACTTTTCGCCTACATCCGTGTGCTGCTCTTCGTTAAGCGCCAGGAGCGGAAGAATCTGAACATCGGAGACATCTTCGAGGCGAATGTGGCCCGGCAGCCGGATAAGCTGGCCATTGTCAGCGAGTCCCAGCAGTGGACCTTCCGGCAGCTGAACGAGCACTCGAACCGCGTGGCCAATGTGTTCCACAGCCACGGCTACAAAAAGGGCGACGTGGTGGGTCTGCTGCTCGAAAACCGCGCTGAATTCGTGGCCACCTGGCTTGGTCTATCCAAGATTGGCGTGATCACGCCCCTGATCAACACGAATCTCCGGGGAGCCTCACTGCAGCACAGCATTACGGTGGGCCAGTGCACGGCGCTCATTTACGGCGCCAGTTTTCGATCGGCCGTAATGGATATAGCCAAGGATCTGCCTGCGCACGTGGGACTGTATCAGTTCAACGACGAGTCCAACCAGGAGGTGGTGGCTTCCGAGGGCCTCAGCCAGGGATTGGCCCAGCAGTTGAACGGCCTTCTGGAGACGGCGGCCAAGGATAAGGTGGCCGCCGGTGCTTCTCGGGCGGATCATCACGACAAGTTGGTCTACATCTACACCTCGGGCACCACGGGCTTGCCCAAGGCAGCCGTCATCACGCATTCTCGGTAAGATCTCCCACTATCTGCAGAAGGTTCCTCCTGTAAAAGgattcttttgttttcagGTACTTCTTCATAGCTGCGGGCATTCACTACACGCTTGGCTTCAAGGATCAGGATGTGTTCTACACACCCTTACCCCTGTATCACACCGCTGGCGGAGTGATGAGCATGGGTCAGGCCCTGCTCTTCGGTTCCACCGTGGTCATAAGGAAGAAATTCAGCGCCTCTGGATATTTTTCGGACTGCGCCCGCTTCCAATGCACGGTAATTACCACTAAGGTCATCCACTATGTTGTATTAACCTTCTCTTTTTTACTGCCAGGTGGGACAGTACATTGGAGAGATGGCGCGCTATATTCTGGCCACGCCATCGGCTCCTCACGATCGGAGCCACCAAGTGCGCATGGTGTTTGGCAATGGATTGCGTCCACAGATTTGGCCGCAGTTCGTGGAGCGTTTCGGGATCCGAAAAGTGGGCGAGTTCTATGGAGCCACCGAGGGCAATGCCAATATCATGAACAATGACAGCACCGTGGGAGCCATTGGATTTATATCCCGCATACTGCCGCAGATCTATCCAATATCGATTATAAAAGCAGATCCACATACCGGAGAGCCCTTGAGGAACAGCAAAGGGCTATGCGAGAGATGTGGAGTGGATGAGCCAGGCGTGTTTGTTGGAAAGATTGTGAGGGGTAATCCCTGCCGGGAGTTCCTCGGCTATGTTGACCAGAAGGCCTCCTCCAAGAAGGTGGTCCACGATGTCTTCTCCAAGGGCGACATGGCCTTCATTTCGGGCGATCTGCTGGTGGCCGATGAGCGGGGCTATCTGTACTTCAGGGATCGCACCGGCGACACCTTCCGCTGGAAGGGTGAGAATGTGTCCACCAGCGAGGTGGAGGCGCAGCTGAGCAATCTGGCTGGCTACAAGGATGTCATTGTGTACGGAGTAAGCATACCCAACACTGAGGGAAGAGCTGGCATGGCAGCCATCTACGATCCCA
This genomic window contains:
- the LOC120445736 gene encoding long-chain fatty acid transport protein 1-like isoform X2 encodes the protein MMTGSDDTPLVEEGGLKATQHRLTIWHKVSISIDDPTNLKPPVKSNFRRYLQWMTAPVMTAISGLILYYQGPWYGLASLYATLIFTLLVRPGWRWFYIAAVTTPRDTVALFAYIRVLLFVKRQERKNLNIGDIFEANVARQPDKLAIVSESQQWTFRQLNEHSNRVANVFHSHGYKKGDVVGLLLENRAEFVATWLGLSKIGVITPLINTNLRGASLQHSITVGQCTALIYGASFRSAVMDIAKDLPAHVGLYQFNDESNQEVVASEGLSQGLAQQLNGLLETAAKDKVAAGASRADHHDKLVYIYTSGTTGLPKAAVITHSRYFFIAAGIHYTLGFKDQDVFYTPLPLYHTAGGVMSMGQALLFGSTVVIRKKFSASGYFSDCARFQCTVGQYIGEMARYILATPSAPHDRSHQVRMVFGNGLRPQIWPQFVERFGIRKVGEFYGATEGNANIMNNDSTVGAIGFISRILPQIYPISIIKADPHTGEPLRNSKGLCERCGVDEPGVFVGKIVRGNPCREFLGYVDQKASSKKVVHDVFSKGDMAFISGDLLVADERGYLYFRDRTGDTFRWKGENVSTSEVEAQLSNLAGYKDVIVYGVSIPNTEGRAGMAAIYDPTREVKVIELGEALAKCLPNYARPQFLRFLRRIDLTGTFKLRKVELQQQGFNPAIVEDELFYAQPDGVYAPLTPAVYERIVRNELRF
- the LOC120445736 gene encoding long-chain fatty acid transport protein 1-like isoform X1; its protein translation is MCTAGVVDGGAGATTGGADGADNGGAAHAPSSTALNPPQVSISIDDPTNLKPPVKSNFRRYLQWMTAPVMTAISGLILYYQGPWYGLASLYATLIFTLLVRPGWRWFYIAAVTTPRDTVALFAYIRVLLFVKRQERKNLNIGDIFEANVARQPDKLAIVSESQQWTFRQLNEHSNRVANVFHSHGYKKGDVVGLLLENRAEFVATWLGLSKIGVITPLINTNLRGASLQHSITVGQCTALIYGASFRSAVMDIAKDLPAHVGLYQFNDESNQEVVASEGLSQGLAQQLNGLLETAAKDKVAAGASRADHHDKLVYIYTSGTTGLPKAAVITHSRYFFIAAGIHYTLGFKDQDVFYTPLPLYHTAGGVMSMGQALLFGSTVVIRKKFSASGYFSDCARFQCTVGQYIGEMARYILATPSAPHDRSHQVRMVFGNGLRPQIWPQFVERFGIRKVGEFYGATEGNANIMNNDSTVGAIGFISRILPQIYPISIIKADPHTGEPLRNSKGLCERCGVDEPGVFVGKIVRGNPCREFLGYVDQKASSKKVVHDVFSKGDMAFISGDLLVADERGYLYFRDRTGDTFRWKGENVSTSEVEAQLSNLAGYKDVIVYGVSIPNTEGRAGMAAIYDPTREVKVIELGEALAKCLPNYARPQFLRFLRRIDLTGTFKLRKVELQQQGFNPAIVEDELFYAQPDGVYAPLTPAVYERIVRNELRF
- the LOC120445736 gene encoding uncharacterized protein LOC120445736 isoform X3, producing the protein MMTGSDDTPLVEEGGLKATQHRLTIWHKVVFFVLGVISALTICVLVRLSNRLASDAEKKALLHFRELSSGRNGHRFGH